The following are from one region of the bacterium genome:
- the gspG gene encoding type II secretion system major pseudopilin GspG, translating to MRRKDKIWRSGFTFIELMVVIVILGTLAMIVMPRFFSRIDEARITATQVQIKNIEQALRLFYLDNGFYPETEQGLKALVEKPTVGKVPKKWREGGYLEKDVLPKDAWGNDFVYISPGRQGEDYEIISYGRDGREGGEGSDADISSSKI from the coding sequence ATGAGAAGAAAAGATAAAATTTGGAGAAGTGGTTTTACCTTTATAGAGTTGATGGTTGTTATTGTAATTCTCGGTACTCTTGCAATGATAGTAATGCCGAGGTTTTTTAGTAGGATTGATGAAGCACGTATTACAGCCACTCAGGTACAGATAAAGAATATAGAACAAGCATTAAGACTTTTTTATCTTGACAATGGTTTTTATCCTGAAACAGAACAGGGACTTAAAGCCCTTGTGGAAAAACCCACTGTGGGAAAGGTTCCTAAGAAATGGAGAGAGGGTGGTTATCTTGAAAAGGATGTTCTCCCAAAAGATGCATGGGGGAATGACTTTGTCTATATCAGCCCCGGAAGACAGGGTGAGGATTATGAGATAATCTCTTATGGTAGAGATGGCAGAGAAGGGGGCGAAGGTTCTGATGCAGATATTTCAAGTTCCAAAATTTAG
- a CDS encoding type II secretion system F family protein, translating into MNTYIYTAFDKEGNKVSGKITGEDIRKVKQVLKGNNLYVIEIKEDTPPVLQFRSRLKEEDITIAIRELSTFVSSKLPLDECLTGVISQIRQVRLKRVFQEIQKKIREGKSFSEALRDFPAIFPEMVISMVRAGEETGTLDKILVRISDFLERRHRFRNRIKSIMSYPLFMLVISVVVFIFLFSFVTPTIVKMFTQINIKLPLPTIILIKISRFFKYGWLYIISGIFLIYIGSRKLFASKKGEEIKDFIRFHIPVLNNILLKREIILFSTTTATLIDGGVDIIESLQIARQVLSSRLLKKDVDDVIELLSKGNSLSASFRSTRYFPVLVTQLISAGEKSSSLSEMLNRIGEIYEEDVSQSSIRLANFIEPMMILCMGMVVGIIVLAILLPIFQISQSIR; encoded by the coding sequence ATGAATACCTATATATACACTGCTTTTGATAAAGAAGGCAATAAAGTTTCAGGTAAAATTACAGGGGAAGATATAAGAAAGGTCAAACAGGTACTAAAAGGAAATAATCTCTATGTAATAGAAATCAAAGAAGATACCCCTCCTGTTTTGCAGTTCAGAAGCAGATTAAAAGAAGAAGATATAACTATAGCAATCCGTGAACTATCAACTTTTGTGAGTTCCAAACTACCTCTTGATGAATGTCTTACAGGTGTAATTTCTCAAATAAGACAGGTAAGATTAAAAAGGGTTTTTCAGGAGATACAGAAAAAGATAAGAGAAGGTAAAAGTTTTTCAGAGGCACTCAGGGACTTTCCTGCCATCTTTCCGGAAATGGTTATTTCTATGGTCCGTGCTGGAGAAGAAACAGGAACTCTCGATAAAATTCTTGTAAGGATATCTGACTTTCTTGAAAGAAGACATAGGTTTAGAAACCGTATTAAAAGTATAATGAGTTATCCCTTATTTATGCTTGTAATATCTGTAGTTGTATTTATCTTCCTCTTTTCTTTTGTAACTCCCACCATAGTTAAAATGTTTACTCAGATAAATATAAAACTTCCGCTTCCAACTATCATTCTTATAAAAATCAGCAGATTTTTTAAGTACGGATGGTTATATATTATATCAGGTATATTCTTGATATACATAGGAAGTAGAAAACTATTTGCTTCTAAAAAAGGTGAGGAGATAAAGGATTTTATTAGATTTCATATACCAGTTTTAAATAATATACTTTTGAAGAGAGAAATAATTCTTTTTTCAACAACCACTGCTACTCTTATAGATGGGGGGGTAGATATAATAGAATCACTTCAGATAGCTAGGCAGGTATTATCAAGTCGGCTATTAAAAAAAGATGTGGATGATGTTATTGAACTACTTTCAAAAGGTAATTCCTTATCTGCTTCTTTCAGAAGTACCAGATATTTCCCTGTACTTGTCACACAACTTATAAGTGCTGGAGAGAAGAGTAGTTCTTTATCTGAAATGCTTAATAGAATAGGAGAAATTTATGAAGAAGATGTTTCGCAGAGTTCTATACGACTGGCTAATTTTATTGAGCCGATGATGATACTTTGTATGGGTATGGTTGTAGGAATTATTGTTCTTGCTATACTTTTACCTATATTCCAGATAAGTCAGTCCATAAGATAA